Part of the Candidatus Thermoplasmatota archaeon genome is shown below.
TCCCTGTAAGTCGGACCCGTGTTGTACGCGCAGAACGGGATCAGCCTGCCATCCGGGACGGCATAGTGTATCGCGCAGCGCTTCACCCGCTCGATGTCGTAGTTGTACAGGTCCTGGAAGTGCATCCCGCCGACGTAGAACCACTTCCACGAGAACTCGGACACGCCGTCCTTCGTCCCCGTGTCGAACATCGTTGACATCGCCTTCAGGAACGTCAGGGTCTTCATGCCGTCCGGCGCTTTCTTGGCGTCGAACCTCCTCTTGAGCGCGCTTAACGCCTTCATCTGTGGGACGAGCTTCGTCCTCGCTGTCTCGGCCTTCTTTGCCAGCTCCCACATGTCGTCCATCAGCCCCTCCACGTCAACGAACCTCGTTATCGGGACCGGGTCGCCCTTGTCGGGCACGTATAGGTAGCTTGCCATTCCGCACGCGGGGTGCGTCGTGAACGCTATCTTGGGCTCGTTGTGAATCGTCGAGATGAACTGCGAGACCGGGACAACGAAGGGGACCGGGTACCAGTCGTCCCTCACGAGGAACGATGTCTGCTCCTCTAGCCTGAGCACCATGTCCGAGATCGTGAACCGCATGCTGCTACGCTCTTCCTCGGGGATTCGGCCCGACAAGGAGACAGGCTGGAAGTTCACGCCCCTAATCACATCGCGGTTCTCGAGCCCGTACCGAAGGATCTCTCCCAGCTGGTCGTCGTTTATCCCTTTCACGATCGTCGGGACGAGCACGACGGACGGACGCTTCTCCAAGGGAAGCTTCCTGATGTTCTCGATGACCTTCCTCTTCGTCTCCAGGAGGGGTTTCCCTCTGGCGGCGATGTAGTTCTCCTCCTTCAGGCCGTCGAATTGCAGGTAGATCGTGTGCAATCCCGCATCCGCCGCCTTCTCGCAGAACTTCAGGCTGTTGGCGAGCTTGATGCCGTTCGTGGCTACCTGGACCTGCGCGAACCCCAGGTCATTGGCGGCCCTCAGAACGTCGAAGAACCTCGGGTATATCGTCGGCTCCCCGCCCGAGAACTGGACCGCAACGCAGGGCACGGGCTTCTCGCTCCTGAGCACCTTGAGCATGTCGACGACCTGCTCGTAGGTCGGCTCGTAGACGTAGCCCGCGGCGTTCGCGTTGGCGAAGCATATCGGGCACGTGAGGTTGCACCTGTTGGTCAGGTCGAGGTTCGCCAGGCTCGTGTGGCTCGTGTGCAGGTTGCAGAGACCGCAGTACTCGGGACAGGACGGCGCGTTCTTGATCTTGGGGTTCTCCACCCCGATCCCGTCGACCGCCCACTTCTCCGCCTTCAAGTACATGTCGGCGTCCGACCACATGACGTCCTTGAACTCGCCGTGCTCGTCGCATGTCTTGCGAATCTTGACGGCTCCGTCCTCAATGTAGAGCTCCGCCTCTATCTTCTTCTTGCACTCGGGGCACAGGGACGTAGTCGTCCTGGGAAGCCCTCGCGTGAGTTTGGACTCTACCGCAACCATCGTGGTAATGCATTTCACGTATCGATTTAAAGGTTTTGTAGTCGCGGTAGCTACAACAAAGCTGGACGCTGCTGAACCATCACAGATCGCTCCTCGCTTCGGACCATACAATAGGCTAAATACGTGAGTACACTCTCTCCTCTCAATAACAGATTGGGATTGCCAATGTATA
Proteins encoded:
- a CDS encoding radical SAM protein; this encodes MVAVESKLTRGLPRTTTSLCPECKKKIEAELYIEDGAVKIRKTCDEHGEFKDVMWSDADMYLKAEKWAVDGIGVENPKIKNAPSCPEYCGLCNLHTSHTSLANLDLTNRCNLTCPICFANANAAGYVYEPTYEQVVDMLKVLRSEKPVPCVAVQFSGGEPTIYPRFFDVLRAANDLGFAQVQVATNGIKLANSLKFCEKAADAGLHTIYLQFDGLKEENYIAARGKPLLETKRKVIENIRKLPLEKRPSVVLVPTIVKGINDDQLGEILRYGLENRDVIRGVNFQPVSLSGRIPEEERSSMRFTISDMVLRLEEQTSFLVRDDWYPVPFVVPVSQFISTIHNEPKIAFTTHPACGMASYLYVPDKGDPVPITRFVDVEGLMDDMWELAKKAETARTKLVPQMKALSALKRRFDAKKAPDGMKTLTFLKAMSTMFDTGTKDGVSEFSWKWFYVGGMHFQDLYNYDIERVKRCAIHYAVPDGRLIPFCAYNTGPTYREEVEKKFSVPLDEWRKKHGSDST